The genomic interval CACGATGCCCATCGCCGCGAAGAGCATCACCAGCAGCGCCGGGCCGGCGAGGGTGAGGAGACTCACGGCGTCGCGGCCCGCGCCGGCCGGGAGCAGGCCGAGCATGAAGCGGTTGGGGATCTCTTCCATCGCGCCGGTGTTGTCTTCGAGGCCGGTGCCCTCGAAGAGGTCGGCGAGACTCTCTTCCTTCGCGTCGCGCTGCTGCTGGGCGCGGGCCTGGTCGTAGTAGCGCGTGAAGGTGTAGCCCTCGATGCGGGTCTCGCGCCAGAGCGTGTAGGACTGCAGGGCGATCGCGCCGGCGCAGACCACGACGATCAGGCGCGTGAAGATGCGGAGCGTGCGCATGCGGGATGCCTTACTCGCGGTTGGTCGGACGGCCGGGACGCTCGCCGCCGGCGCCCGGCGCGGCGCGCTGGGCGGGGTCGAAGGTGGTGAGCAGGAGGAAAGTGTCGAGCCCGAGCTCGTTCGAGACCATGCCGGACTCGATGGCCTGATCGCCCACGGCGACGCCGAAGTCGCTGAGCGTGATGGAGTACTGGGCGCGGATCGCGAGCAGATCGCCCGGGGCGCGGGCCTTGGTCCGGTCGCTCTCGGGCATGAAGGTCAGGCGCGCCGGGATCTTCATCTCGCGCGTGACGCCCTTGACGGTCATGTCGCCGACCAGCGTCGCGTCGTAGGTGCGGAACCACGAATCCTCTCTGGCGAGGGTGACGCCCTCGGAGCCCTTGATGACGAAGGTGATGTTCGGGTGTTCCGCGGCGCCGAGCCAGCGGTCGCCCTTCATGTGCTCGTTGCGCATCGGGATGCCGGTGTCCATCGACGCGACGGGCAGCTCGAACCTGCCGACCAGCAGCTCGCCCTCGGGCTTGTCGGCGCTGGACGAGGAGGGGTTGGGCGCGACGGCGTAGCCGCTGACGCGGTTGCTGATGCCCTTGATGTGCTCGAGGGCCGCGTCGGAGGTGAAGGTGACCTGCGCGTCCTTCACCGGGTGCACGCGGTAGACCTTGCCCTTCGCGGCGTGCTCGGCGGGGACCTCGACACGGGCCTGCTGCGCGCCCTGTTGCGCGAGGGCGAACGGCGCGAGGAAGAGGCACGAGGAGGACGCGAGGGCGAGCAGGACGCTGGCTGGGCGCATGAGGGGTCTCCGTGTGACGATCCGGGATCGGTGGGTTCAACCGTCCCGGCGGGAGTCGGTTCGACGCCGGGTCAGGATATGGATTCCCGGCGTCGGGAGTTTGTTCCCTCGCTCGCGCAGGGGGGGGAGCGAACAAAGCGGGGCGGCGGCGCGTCGGAAGTGAAGGTTGCGGCGAACATCGCCCAACCCTCGATCGGCGCCGAGCCGATGAATGGATCGGCCCGGGCGATTTGGTCCCGGAGTCGGGCAACGATGGTGCAAGGAGCCGGCCAGTGAGAGAGCGGACGATTCGAACGGGCGTGCTGATCGCGGGCATCGTGATGACCGGGACTGTCGCGTGCGCGCAGATGGGGCGCCCAGCGCCCAGCAAGCCCGGCGACGAGCGCCAACCCGCCCCGGCCCCCGCCCCCGCCCCCGGCGGCTCCCCCACTTCCGAATCGCAGGCGCAGCGCGCCGACGGGGAGTTCCGCACGGCGCGCGATCTGCTCGTGGCGCTGGAGCGCGCCGGCGACACGATGCGCACGCTCGAAGCGCCGGTGGTGTACGACCGGCGCTTCAAGCTGCAGGGCGACCGGCACATCCGTCGGGGCACGCTGTACTTCAGCAACCAGTTGAACAACGCTGGCCAGCGTTCGCGCGCGTTCGCGATCGTGTTCTCGTCGCTGCAGGTGGCGGGGCGGTACGAGGACGACCCGCAGACCTGGGTGTTCGACGGTCGCTGGCTGGTGGAGATGCGTCCTGCGCAGAAGCAGTTCGTGAAGCGCGAGGTGTCGCGCCCCGGGCAGCCGTTCGACCCGCTGAAGATCGGCGAAGGTCCGATGCCGATCCCGATCGGGC from Phycisphaeraceae bacterium carries:
- a CDS encoding YceI family protein, whose protein sequence is MRPASVLLALASSSCLFLAPFALAQQGAQQARVEVPAEHAAKGKVYRVHPVKDAQVTFTSDAALEHIKGISNRVSGYAVAPNPSSSSADKPEGELLVGRFELPVASMDTGIPMRNEHMKGDRWLGAAEHPNITFVIKGSEGVTLAREDSWFRTYDATLVGDMTVKGVTREMKIPARLTFMPESDRTKARAPGDLLAIRAQYSITLSDFGVAVGDQAIESGMVSNELGLDTFLLLTTFDPAQRAAPGAGGERPGRPTNRE